The stretch of DNA ATTGTCACCACTGAAGTTTTCCTGCGTTCGATCCTCTGGCtacctctcttttcctttgcagCATTATTACTTTCGTGCGCTTGCGAACGTTACACCCGTTACTGGACcgtcttttccctctctggCTTTAGAGAGTGAACGGTCGAAGGTGATGCCATCCAAGTCAACGTGAAGTTGCGAGTATCGTGTGTGGAACCGACGTGCTTTATTTGTGAGAGGATACATCACTTTTGCGCCGCTAGCTTCACCCTGTTGTGGGCATCGGTAGCGTAGCCACTCTCGTCGTGTAGCTTCGGGAATATTAGTTGCGTCGTCGTGCTGTTTATATGTCTTGGATGTAAACATGTGCCACCAATATTGACAATCGATGTCTTTCTAGCCGTGAGGAGCGTTTCATTGAGGGAGTCGGTTCCCACAGCGTAAAAGaccattaagcattataCAGGACGATGGAAGCTGCTCCCTAGCAGTAACAATATCAGTTTACTGTGTTTCCGCACATATATAGCTTGTTTTTGCAGTGTCAAAGGGCATGGAGTTGTTTAAGCTCTCTTATTACGTTCTACACCTCTTAAACTTTCTTCGTGCtgcactcatatatatatatatatatatatatatatatatatatatgcgtctgtgtgtctgtgtaaCAGTTGAGCTGAAGTGGTGgcttgacttttttttttttgctaacaCATTGTTACCACTTTGACGCTTTGccgtgatttttttttttttacctagAAGGGATGCGAGTAGACTCTCTGTCATTCCCTTTACTTAACGGGTTGTTTGCATTGCGCATTGGTGAAAGATCGACGGGGGGAAGCACGCTGCATATTATTGCGCTCTGTTTGCGGTCGCGTCTTTGGTGCCTACCTGCAAAAACATGTTGTAGTTGGCGCAACTTTTACGTACaagagggggaggagaaagGGGCTGATATGTTGTCTACGGCCAACTGGAACTTTTggcatattttctttttaccacTACACAACCGAGAACAAGCGTCGACGCAATGCGTTGCTTCCCTTGACAAATGGGTGGGTTTTCTAGCTTTTCATTAATATATGTTCGTATCACCGCTTGTGGCGATCGCATTACTCCAATCGGTGgttgtttacttttccttGGTGAGTATATTTTATACATAAATGGGCACGCCGCGTTGGAAATGCCAGCCCCTGAAGAATATGGTGAGGTGTTGCGATAGATCTTTTAATCACCTGTATCTTTTGAATAGATCcatctttgttttgtgtgtgtgtgctagtTTATCTATTACCAAGTAACCGTCTTTCGGTATTTTATTCGGTTCCTGTTCGAGATTACAGAGCGAGATCAACCACATGGGGCGGCCGTGGATTTCAACACCTCTTTTTGTATATCTTCCCAAAGGGTTTGTCGCATCTGTTTACGTATTGTACGGTGTGGCTGTCAACGTTGTAATGTGTTACTACCTGCCTATTTATTGTCTTCCCCGTCATCGCTATTGTAGTTACTCTCATCGGCACTTGTTTCCACGGTTACAAACGTGGAGCAAGCAAAATTGAACCGATCAGCGGGTGGGATGAATGCCATCCCACTCGTCCTCGTGTATGTGTTTATTGTCAGCAGCAGTTTGCCCGCACCGTTTCTTCCCGGCATTCGGACATTAACTGGAGTTGACGCCGTACGTAGTGGTTCGGTAGGTGGGAAATACTCTGCGATGCGGCTAGATAAAACCGTGTCAGTTATAGAGCGCGCGCTGATAGGGTTCCGAAAGGGACATGACATGTGCCCGTACGGGTTCGCAATGGTGGAGCGTGTTGACACCGGTGCGTTGCTCTGTGTGAATTGTTCGCAAACGCAAGCTGTTGTTGGACTTGTGCCGCACAGTAACCAGTCGCAACGGTGTGTACAATGTGGCGGTGACAACCGTATTGCTGGGTTGAGGGATGCTACCTACGTGAAGGATACCGGGACATGCGCCTGCCCCCAAGGGTATCAAGTGGTTGAGTTCATTGGTACTGTGGTGCTTGTCGCGCAGATGTGTGCACCTTGTGCAGATGGAGATTGTAACACATGTACTTCCCCGTTAGTCAAAGATAGGAAAGGTCGCTGTGTCTGTGCTGGCGTTTATGTCCAACTCGATGACGGTTCTTGTGTTCTGCCATCGGTGCAGGTCGAGGCACGTAAGCCGGTGGAGGCTACCACGGCAACACTGTTGCCAGTGGATACAGAGGGTGGAGGAATATGGGGGCCGCCTCTGACTTGTGAAAATATTGAAGAATATTCCGCTGATGCGGCCGTGAGGTGTGAGGGTTTGGACAAAAGCGCATGCAACATGTTGGCTaacttgtgtgtgtttatgaaTTTCGACGAGGCATCAACACCGTGCCGTTTATACGATACTCTTTTTTCGCAAAGCCCCACTAAACCCTATATGCCACCGCTTTACTACGGTAGAGATGACACTGTCGGGTCGGTCGTCTTGAACTCCTCTTCGCTTACCGGAGCACCGGCTACTCTGACATTTGTGGTTGCACGTTACGATTTGAATGGTATCTTGGTTGGAAAGAGCCTATTGTCGCGTGATTTTAAGTTATGCAACACTCCAGGCTCGATTTTCACGAACTTCTTTGTAGTTGCGTCCAACAGGGAACTTCGATGCTCTGTTAAGTGGGAAGAATTGGAATCCGACTACTCGACTACACAGTTCTTTGAACTGTTTCTTGTTAATCCGTTTAATGTTTCTGATGATATTCCCATTCCCCTCGTTGTGGACGACACAGACGGCGGTATATCTCCCAGTAACGCTCGAGAAGTTCACGTCTTAAGCATGATCACAGGGGGTTACAAACGCCGGTTTTACATGTATGGCAGGGGTTGTACTCGAAAAGGCAATTCGACCGAGCAGGTGCTAACCGATTATCACGTTACAACCGTGCGGCGGGTGGTTTTTGTATTCAACGTGGAGGGCCCCTCGATTCAGCGGCGGCTGAAGGCTCCTGCTGCCATTTTGCAACTAGCTTCAACAAAGTTGTATGATGATGCACCCTCCTTTTCGGCACCTTCAAATGATACCTACTTGACCAGGAGTGTTGCAGTGCTATTCACATTGGTAGACGATCCCATGGACGTAGTCGCTATGAGAGCGATGGTAACGGCTTGTgtcttgtgtttttgcaCAGCGTGGATGAGAACATTTGGCTGGATGCGCAGAAGACAAAACATGATACTGAATGGCGGTGCAGCCATTCGCTTCTTGGTGTATTTTTGTGACCACTCCGGGAACATGTTTGCGCTCATCACGTTGCTAGCATCATGgtacttgttttttgtgtataAGTTTCAGGACGTTTCCGCAGTTGTTGTGATTAAGGATAAgtatgtgtgttttgagGCTATGATGTACGTGTCCGCGGCGGCTAAGGGGATTGCTGTTCTTTTTGCCGTTATAGAACAATGCAACGCCGATTACTTCGTGATAGACtgggaaagaagcaaaggcCAGCTACTGCGTGAGAACCGCGTGTTGCCCGTAAGCATGTGGCGATCTACCTTTGTCGCCAATGAATTGAATGGCCTGCAGGTGCTGCGCCAGTGGCATCCTCTTTTTACCATGGTAATGATGCTGTTCTTCCTTTCAGGCTTGAACTATGTAAGATATGCGGAAAGTGTGCCTATCGACTCTGCACCCGGTGGTGTGGGTGTGTACCAAGTTACCACGCTGCGCTTCGCGCTTGTCACATTAGTGTGTATTATCGTATTTGTTGTGGTGCATGTTCTTGAGTTTCAGTTCTATTACCGCTTTGTTTGTGTTCACCCACTGCAGAGTTTTGTGGACCTTTGCTCTGTGTCCAATATTTCCGTATTGATATTGCCTGAAGAACAGTGGGGTTACTATATCCACGGTGAGTCTATCCACGCTCACTCGGATGTGAGCATGGAGGAATTCCAGCAAAACTTGTGCTTGGAAGCTCAAGGTGATTTGCCGGTGCGTGGTCTCGGAGGACAAAGCGAGTGCCAAACATTTGAGGTATTTATGGGTGTGCACACGCGGCAATACCTTTACGTTTGCTCGGCCAGTATTGAGGAGGAGCAACAACGGGCACTCGGTAAACCACCGAGCCCGGTGTACACTGGTAAGAAGTGGCATTTTTTGAAGTGCCTTTTCGGTGTGTCACGTAAGCCCCGCGCTTATGATTCAGGCACGCTTGCACTAAAGAAACTCATCAATGATACGCTCCGGAAGAGCATTAGACGTGCGGAGGGAACGCTGCTGTCGAAGTCTGTAATGCATGGTTCACTCGACATAGCACCAAATGTACTTTATATGAATGGTCCACAGTCGGGAGATAAGGCAGGCAAGGATGTGTTTTTTGTGGATGATGTAACGGCATACGGCAAAGCGTTTCTTTACGGTATGGACATTGATTTGTTCATATTTTACATGATGCTGTACGCATCGGTAGATGTGGCCACACACAACTTATTTTATGCATTTGCCATCACTTTTGCCGTCGAGTTTCTCCTTCGATGGTACAGAATGACTGAAGGCGTCGTAAATATTAGCTCTAAAACTCTTATAGACGATCGGTTCTTTATTTAATGCTTAACCGTTTTCTTGCGTTGCCATCtccattgttattttttattagttattttttttttaattttcctacCTCGGAGCAGCAGGATGAACAGGCCCCGTGTCTTCTCACGTCGCCACACATAAGTAAGGAAACTTATTTGTCTCTTGTTTTCAGGGATGTCCAGGTGGCAGAGTTGGAGTGTATGTCTGTTTACGCGTGGTTCTTTTTTAGTTGGAGTGCAAAATGGCTAAGGAGAGGGACAGTGAGTAATGAGATGTACAGCATTTTCAGCCGTTTCTTTACGCGGCGAGCAGTGACAGATGTTGTTCGTGCATGGTcactcacttttttcttctctctttcgtATTTCTGTGGTTCTGTTTTTAAGCCCACGCTGATTCCCTTCGCCGTTGAACGTGgttaggaaagtgaagggaaggaaggaaaggtgtAGTGTGGGAGGATAATATTCACATAAGCCTCTTAAAaccgcgaaaaaaaaaagaaacaacttcCGAATACGACGGATATCTTATTATGTCCAGGAGGTGGTCTTGCTTTATTGTATCCATTGGTGGCCCGTTAGCGCCGTTTCGCAGCTGTTCTCACAGTTCTCAGTTCCACACGCAGAAGAAAGAGCGACTCGGCGTAGTCGACATTTCCTCGCGCAACATAAACGAAGAAATGGCGTCGAAGGTTccacttttcctttattttcatgTCACAAACAATGCGGACGTCGCCTCCTACACGGAGCGGTTAGCGGGGCAGGTGGACGCCACAAACCGAAGATTGCAGAACAACAATATGGCAGAAGTGTACCAAGAGTTTGGAAAGGACCGTGGGTTGGCAATCAAGCTTGGACTCGTGGACTGCGTTAGGAATGGGTCGCTAACTCAGCAGTTCAACGTGGATCCGCACATGTTTCCCATAGTGTATTTCGTGCGGAATAAGATTTACGCGGATAAAATGGTGGGTATTGTGCCAGAATCACAAGTGAAAGAAGCAATTGATGCTTTCATCGAGTATTCGGCTCAGGAGAGCAAGAATGAAATGGAGGGAACTTCAGTCTTTCAGAAAGTTAAACGTAGTGATGAATACGACGAAAATGCCATGACGCTACTGAACGCAGCCCATACAAGgttgaaaaataaagatataCCTAAAGCAAGGGAACTCTTTCAGAAGGCATACGACGTAGCAGTTACCGAGACAGATGCCGTTTGTAAACGTCTTGGTAtctcaaaggaaaagaaagtgacCCCAGAGATGTGGGAGGCCCTGAAGCGTGAGGGATCTTATAATGCTAGCCCACAGGCACTTTGTGGGTTGGCCATGTGTGCTATGGCAAGTAAAGATTCAAAGGAGGCCCAACGCATTGTACTGAGAATACGGGAAGAATTCCCATTTGCTACACGTGACCTTCGTGACGTTGCGGAAGCTGTTGTCCGCATCGAGTTGCTTGTCATCAGTGACTTTGACGTTGAGAAGGATACGTATGCCACACTCTTGACGTATGATGATCTTACTAAGGACCCCGCAGCGCTGTATCGTCAGCGTCTCAAGTTAGCCGTCGCGCACTTTGTGGAAAAACGCCACCATAAGGGCATTGAGGAGTGCCTTCGTCTCATTCGTGCCGAACCAAAGTTGCTTTCTGCGTTGAAAGAAGCTGAAATTGTACCGAAAGACACTATCCTCGGCCCAACTACAAAAACCCCGGCGCGGCAGGTTATTGTGGGGATATTTGAAGCTCTTGGAAATAGCAACGAGCACACTATTAAGGGTCGCGAGTTGCTGCAAGCATACCTTTAGCTTCACCCTGTGCCGGATTTGACGAACTTTGTGCGcacgttttttcccccgccAACCCTtgctctctttctccctcggACGTGTTCTGTTTCATTCGTCTTTATAGAACGATGTGAATTGAGTGTATCATTCATGTTCGcttgtttcccctttcttcctaCTGTTTCTCgcttttctttacctttccCCACCTCATACGCACCGAAACACCCATTGTATAGGAGGTGTGTCGTCAACTATAGGAATTATAGGGTATCCAACAACTAGGAGAGAGAAACATAaccgtgtttgtgttgcaaATCGCAGACCAGATCAGATGCCCATTAAATATAGTTGTGTCAATGAAGGGACAACCATCCTAGCCGAGCACCCACAGGGTGAACTCCCTAAACTTGCGGAGTTGACGCAAAAGGTTATAGCCACAGTGCCCGGAAACGAGTATCGAAGGAAGACGGTTGAAGATAAGGATGGTGGAGTCAACTATCACTATATCAGCAACGGTGAGGGCCGCACTGTGGCGTGCGTAACAACGAATGATATGAGGATGCGAACGGTTTTTGCATTTCTTGAGGCTGTCGAGTCCGTTGTTCGGTCGAGTGCCGGTCAGTCGGGGGGCGAATTGCGCAACGGCAAGAAACTTCTTCAGCAGAAAATGGAGTTTTACAACAACCCGCAAAACGACCGTATTACGGCCTTAAACGACGACATCAATCAGGTTGTGGATGTAATGATGGACAATATGGACAAGGTACTGGCCCGTGGGGATCGTATTGACACATTACATGAAAGGTCTGCAACTCTCTCGGAGCAAGCGCAGCAGTTTCAGCGGCGTTCCACGCAGCTCAAGCGTAATATGTGTCTGAAAAACCTTAAACTCACAATTATGATTGTCCTTACGGTAGTTGTGATCAtattcattatcattatctttATCTGCAAACCGAACTTTTCCAACTGCAAGTCATAAGTCGTAgtaggaaaggaaatgcagTTGAGCAACATGGGGAGAGAAAGGGTAAAAAATTCCAGAttgaaaatagaaaatttcagcgcgtgttttttttttgtgtagtgattgacttttttttttttttctttcctttcctttcttgtttggtttgcatgtttcttcccttcagtttcccttcctcctttcgGTTTGGGGGGAGAGAGAAGGAGCAGGGAAGAGTGATAAAGTCAAAGGAAGAGGCGGTGCTGGTACATGTGTTCCTGGGGCGAACACCagcatgatttttttttttgagtaaaTAAAATGTTTTTGTTGAATTTGGAGGGTCTCCTACCTCCACTGCAGTTGTCGTTGTTTGTATATCTCCTGCCTCCATGCTGTCGCCTCCACCATTTCATTTTGGTTTGCCTTGCCTTGACTGATACCACCAGATGAAGAGCGGAGGGGCAAACTCAAGGACTGGGACAGTGGCTACCGCAACcgagcgtttttttttttgctactttCGCCTtctactctctctctcctccattttttctttcttttcatttaggACCATTTCTACGCGATGGTTCACGGGCCCTACGAAATTTATGCTACCCCTGTGTGACGAACCAACGACTGCGTACTGTGGccctcgttgttgttgtcctTGTCTCGTCATAATAATCATCATTTTCCGTTTACTTCCTCGCATTCGTCACCGGCATCAGTATCATTAGGGGGTTTCGatttcccttttgctttGATGTTTTTCTTATCTTAACTGCTATTAaacgttaaaaaaaaaatgaaagataatCTAATGATATTGTGACACAAGATAAGCCACAAGCAGACGAGAAAAGAGTGGAATGTTTGTCATCATTGGGAAAGCTTCATCCGttcatttcttttggttgcttgaggaaaagaatgaagcTGATGAAACCACCTAGATGCAgaaggtatatatatatcttagGTAAGAATGAGAGGAAGACGGAATGCTCTTtctgagggaagaaaaaaaaatgaggaaaatgtTTCTAAaaagtttctttttaccaATTGTTGCTTTGTAGATCACCTCCTCCCCTTCGCATGATCATACAtcaaatatatgtgtatgcgtGCATGTGCGCGTGCGCCCGCAATGGAAATGCTGGCATCTtgtgtgaaatatatatttggCAAGCTTCCACTCTTCATGGTGGTGGGAAGGTATGTTTGAAAAATGAAGTGTAACCATTTGGTGTCCTTGCTTGCACTTGTATTTGTCGCTTTTCGTGGAGAAAAgtaaaacgaaacaaactgGAAAAGAACGagggaagagagagaaacCAAGCGATTGTGCGGTCTCGTACCGGCACCTGTACCCGTCTGcatatgtatgtttgtgtttgtaacCTTGCTAGCTACTGTCCGAACAACGATTATTCCTACTTGTACctctttacttttacttgTCGGGTCCAGTAGaggattattattattaattttttttttttttggtgggaCGAGAGTCACGGCATACACAACAGTCACAAAGGTTCAGCAACGAGAAAGATTGAGCAGAAAGAAAGGCGACAATCCGCTGAGAACAAACTGAATTCTTTCCACCGATTTATTTGTAACTATCAGTGTTGGTGAGACGAGTTCGCAtacgaagaggaggaagtgggGAACAATTTAGCTGTATTGTGGAGGGAGAGAGGAAATATTTAGTGAAAATTTTCTTCAACCAAACGAAAGATGAATTCGTGTGATAACGTCGGCTGGCGCTTCATTGAGGAGGCTGTTATTCGCGATAAAGGCTATGACGAGGAGGCTATCCTCACAGCCGTTTTGCAGTCGCACTTCATTCGTCACGGTTTTGTCAATTCACTCAAGGCGTTTACCAAAGAGTTGCGTGACCTGGAACAGAGGGGAAAGCAACACCATAGCGTATTGGGAGCCAGCGGTGTCTGCGGTAAAGCAGATGCGAATGGCGGCGAGAAAGACGGGCAGTTGCAACAAGGAGTTTTGGagtgtgaaggaaataatagtGGGGAATGGGACACGCGAAATGGTAATGACGGTTGTGCCACTGGTGCTGAATGTGTTGGGTCGGTATTGGAGGGGATGCAGGTACGCAAGTGTGTTCAGGTTCTCTGCCACAACGAGGAATATGAAAAGGCAGCCGCGCTTTTACCAAGCAGTAATGAAATGAAAGTGAGACTGCTTGCTTTGGAGGCCGTAAAACGCGCCAAGAGAAATCAGTCTGCCGCTATATCTTTCCTATGCAAGCAAGTTGGTCCCTTAATTTACAAACTCCCTGATGCTGTAACGGCCCACCACATCTTTGTCGAATCTTTAGGTGCTGTAACTGGCGTTAATGGTTCTTGTTGGGAAGTTCCTTCACCCTGCGCAATAGCGCGGGAGGTGAATGAGTCGCTGTTGGACAGCAGCGAACCGAGTGCACTTGACGTATTGCTGTCGTGGTCTGAGTTACAGCAAGCGGCGAGGagtgtggaaaaagaattACATCATAAgtcaacttttccctttccggTTATGGTGTCTGACAGAAGTTGACACGGGTACCGTCAACTTTTATGAGACTTGGGAGGAATACCTGGGGTGGGAAACGAGAAGtagcctcctcttccccaaattctttttgtttcatcttAAACGTTTGCCAACGTGAGGAAATTTCTGTCACTCAAGCTAGCTTGGCGAGGCGGTTCTTGATTACTGTTGTTTGTGCCAGTACCGCGAGGTGTAGTTAGGTTAACGTGCAGGTAAGGGCCCCTGCATGTTATTCCtagcttttatttttgtgcttaTTTCATGGAGGTAGCGCGTGTCTTCATACATTGGTTTATGTGAATGTTCTTTGTAAATTCATTTCCCTTTACCGCCCTATTTATTCCTTTACCAATTTTGAGGATTAACCTACGACACGCGTGTTTGTTGATCattcactctttttatttggcCTTTTCTTCTATCAGTTTTACTGTTAGGTACTGCGTACACTCGAtgtttttgtgtatgtgtgtgtgaagcGAGTAGGCGTCATGACGGGTTGAGCGGGAAGATCAAATTTGAAACTTTCCGTTGCTTTCCCATTTTGTCCAATTTCTTCGTGTTATTGCTCAACACACCAACTTGCTATTTCTTTGACTTGTCTTTTATCGCTTCGTGTTGCTTCTCGTGTAGTCTTAGATTGGGTTTAAGGCGGCAGAGTAGGTCCGAAGTTATGATTGCCGGCGGTGGTGAGTTTGTAGTGAGTGCATCTCCATGGTCCCCTCGCTAAAGAGCTGCATTTCGCCGAgagtgaacaaaaaaaaaccagtGTTTTCGCTCGTATAGAGCAGCTCCAGATTAAGTGAAGTGCGCGCCGTTATGGGTTCATTTGGGTAggtttttctgttttgaagTTGATTCACCGACGCTGAATGAAAAGAATGCGCTTTCGCGTACCAAAGTGTTTCACGTTGACTTAAGCCCGGTGAACGTACGAAACTCGTCCTCCTTGGCTCGTTGACttactcttcctttttgtttaagCTGTAGTttgactgttttttttgtttgcattaTATTTAACGTCAAAAATTTTGTTTGTGCAATTGCTTgttatttgctttttgtccctttgtgagttgcattgtttttttttttttggtttgagTCGCGTTTTTCTCATTATTTCCACAACACGAACTATTATCATTTGTTGCACTGGCTGTCAAAAGTGACCTACAGAGTAATAGTAGGAGACTAAATCAGAAGCACCCGTAGAGGAAGATAGCGTGTGTTGAAAAGTGAGCGCGGATCGTATGGCAGAGGTGCATGTATGTAGGCATGGCCAGGACGAAGATAACCGCGATGGTTTATTAAATGGACGCCGTGACCGGCCTCTAACTGCTTTAGGCCGTGAGCAGGCCAGTGAAGTGGCTTTGAGACTCAAAAATGGTGGCGTCTCATATGACGTAATTTTGGCATCCCCCCTCCAACGGGCTTACGAGACCGCGTGCGCCATTGGTAGAGCCCTCGATTTGGTTGTGGAGACGGACGAGGAACTTACTGAGCGAGACTTTGGTATTTTGGCCGGCAAACCGGTGGCTGATATCCGAAAGTACGCCGGAGAGAACGTTCTCCAAGGTGACAAagtgttgtattttcttGAGGTGGAGGGTGCGGAGACATTTGATGAGTGCTTTAACCGGGCTGCACGCTTGTTGAAACGCGTGGATGAACGGTTCAGCGGGAAACGCGTCCTTTTGGTGTGCCACGGTGACATCGGGAAAATGGTGCAGGCGGTGCGGAAGAACATAACATGGCGAGATGCTCTTCTGCTTCCATACATGTCAAACACTGACATTG from Trypanosoma brucei brucei TREU927 chromosome 5, complete sequence encodes:
- a CDS encoding phosphoglycerate mutase protein, putative (similar to 2,3-bisphosphoglycerate-dependent phosphoglycerate mutase (EC 5.4.2.1)(Phosphoglyceromutase) (PGAM) (BPG-dependent PGAM) (dPGM). (Swiss-Prot:Q8KL44) [Rhizobium etli;]), whose amino-acid sequence is MAEVHVCRHGQDEDNRDGLLNGRRDRPLTALGREQASEVALRLKNGGVSYDVILASPLQRAYETACAIGRALDLVVETDEELTERDFGILAGKPVADIRKYAGENVLQGDKVLYFLEVEGAETFDECFNRAARLLKRVDERFSGKRVLLVCHGDIGKMVQAVRKNITWRDALLLPYMSNTDIVEL
- a CDS encoding vesicle-associated membrane protein, putative (similar to Vesicle-associated membrane protein 713 (AtVAMP713). (Swiss-Prot:Q9LFP1) [Arabidopsis thaliana]), with the protein product MPIKYSCVNEGTTILAEHPQGELPKLAELTQKVIATVPGNEYRRKTVEDKDGGVNYHYISNGEGRTVACVTTNDMRMRTVFAFLEAVESVVRSSAGQSGGELRNGKKLLQQKMEFYNNPQNDRITALNDDINQVVDVMMDNMDKVLARGDRIDTLHERSATLSEQAQQFQRRSTQLKRNMCLKNLKLTIMIVLTVVVIIFIIIIFICKPNFSNCKS